The Candidatus Effluviviaceae Genus I sp. genome contains a region encoding:
- a CDS encoding MATE family efflux transporter codes for MNRDPACDGRFPGGAPSRNHVLSDADIGGLLWRLSIPATVGMAAMAAYNVVDTIFIGRGVGTLGIAGLAVCFPVQLIVLALGHLIGMGAASIISRALGAGDRERVARTAGNALTLILIAAACIMALGFGFLDRLLRVFGATEAILPYARAYMATVLWGTGFSCYSMAQGNIIRAEGQAMVAMTRMLIGAGVNVILDPIFIFALGMGIRGAAIATVIAQACSTVFIAAYFASGRSSLSMRLRDMRLAPAIVRETLAVGAASFGRMVAGSVVMIILNRSLGRHGGDLAIAAYGVIHRILQFSFMPLMGFAQALQPVAGFNYGAKRYLTARHAMRISSVRSTLFAAGAFAAFMLAARPMIGLFSRDDELIRMAVPALRIVAAAFPMLGVQMMGAALFQAFGRARPAVFLTLSRQVVFFIPLVLLLPLSMGLWGIFLAFPAADVLGTVVTVAMLVRESRRLERMHLSFEAAS; via the coding sequence ATGAACCGTGACCCCGCGTGCGACGGACGCTTCCCCGGCGGCGCCCCGTCGCGCAATCACGTCCTCTCCGACGCCGACATCGGCGGCCTCCTGTGGCGGCTCTCGATCCCCGCGACGGTCGGCATGGCCGCCATGGCAGCGTACAACGTCGTCGACACCATCTTCATCGGCCGCGGCGTCGGGACGCTCGGCATCGCGGGGCTCGCCGTCTGCTTCCCCGTTCAGCTCATCGTCCTGGCCCTCGGACACCTCATCGGGATGGGGGCGGCCTCGATCATCTCCCGCGCGCTCGGCGCGGGCGATCGCGAGCGCGTGGCGCGCACGGCGGGGAACGCGCTCACGCTCATCCTCATCGCCGCCGCGTGCATCATGGCGCTCGGGTTCGGGTTCCTCGATCGGCTTCTGAGGGTGTTCGGCGCCACCGAGGCGATCCTCCCGTACGCGCGGGCGTACATGGCGACCGTGCTCTGGGGCACGGGCTTCTCGTGCTACTCGATGGCCCAGGGGAACATCATCCGCGCCGAGGGGCAGGCGATGGTGGCCATGACTCGCATGCTCATCGGCGCGGGCGTGAACGTCATTCTCGACCCGATCTTCATCTTCGCCCTCGGCATGGGCATCCGCGGCGCCGCGATCGCGACCGTCATCGCGCAGGCGTGCTCCACCGTGTTCATCGCCGCGTACTTCGCGAGCGGCCGGAGCAGCCTCTCCATGCGCCTGAGGGACATGAGGCTCGCGCCGGCGATCGTCCGCGAGACGCTCGCGGTCGGCGCGGCCTCGTTCGGCCGGATGGTCGCTGGCAGCGTCGTCATGATCATCCTCAACAGGAGCCTCGGGCGCCACGGCGGGGACCTCGCGATCGCCGCGTACGGCGTCATCCACCGCATCCTGCAGTTCTCGTTCATGCCGCTCATGGGATTCGCGCAGGCGCTCCAGCCGGTGGCGGGGTTCAACTACGGCGCGAAGCGCTACCTCACCGCGAGACACGCGATGCGCATCTCGTCGGTGCGCTCCACGCTGTTCGCCGCGGGCGCGTTCGCGGCGTTCATGCTCGCCGCGCGGCCGATGATCGGTCTCTTCTCGCGGGACGACGAGCTCATCCGGATGGCGGTCCCGGCCCTCCGCATCGTTGCGGCGGCGTTCCCGATGCTCGGGGTCCAGATGATGGGGGCCGCGCTGTTCCAGGCGTTCGGACGCGCTCGGCCCGCGGTCTTCCTCACGCTCTCGCGGCAGGTGGTCTTCTTCATACCGCTCGTGCTCTTGCTTCCCCTCTCGATGGGCCTTTGGGGCATCTTCCTCGCGTTTCCCGCGGCCGACGTCCTCGGGACCGTCGTGACCGTCGCCATGCTCGTCCGCGAGTCACGGAGACTCGAGCGGATGCACCTGTCGTTCGAGGCGGCGTCGTAG
- a CDS encoding PTS sugar transporter subunit IIA: MDLARHISPDQILVGIEVNDKWELLDRMIAAVGRSPIVASQPDQVKSRIGPLILAREREHPSGIANGLAYPHARVPGFRGFVAALAVLSREIEYETLDSTAVRLVFMAVTPLETPMVGMQTMSLFAGLMSQADAREFLLTQTDPAKVYEFLVEQAPAFELVVTARQLMRPLTVKVAPDTPIRVVSQLMCQYGTDAVPVLDVDDRIVGEVTSDILFKKGLPDFFSQLTNVAFMRHFDPFEAYFENEAKAKAGDAMSADFAALPEDATLMEVVYLFSVRKYPKIYVERDRRVVGVIDRAVVVDRILNV; this comes from the coding sequence ATGGACCTCGCGCGGCACATCAGCCCGGACCAGATCCTCGTCGGCATCGAGGTCAACGACAAGTGGGAGCTCCTCGACCGCATGATCGCGGCGGTCGGGCGGAGCCCCATCGTCGCCTCGCAGCCCGACCAGGTGAAGAGCCGGATCGGCCCGCTCATCCTCGCGCGGGAGCGTGAGCACCCGTCGGGCATCGCCAACGGGCTTGCGTATCCCCACGCGCGCGTCCCCGGCTTCCGCGGGTTCGTCGCGGCGCTCGCCGTCCTCAGTCGCGAGATCGAGTACGAGACCCTCGACAGCACGGCCGTCAGGCTCGTGTTCATGGCCGTGACCCCGCTCGAGACGCCGATGGTCGGCATGCAGACGATGTCGCTCTTCGCCGGCCTCATGTCGCAGGCCGACGCGCGGGAGTTCCTGCTCACGCAGACCGACCCGGCCAAGGTCTACGAGTTCCTCGTCGAGCAGGCGCCGGCGTTCGAGCTCGTCGTCACGGCGCGGCAGCTCATGCGGCCCCTGACGGTGAAGGTCGCCCCGGACACGCCCATCCGCGTCGTGTCGCAGCTCATGTGCCAGTACGGCACCGACGCCGTGCCCGTGCTCGACGTGGACGACCGGATCGTGGGAGAGGTGACGAGCGACATCCTCTTCAAGAAGGGCCTGCCGGACTTCTTCTCGCAGCTCACGAACGTGGCCTTCATGCGCCACTTCGATCCGTTCGAGGCCTACTTCGAGAACGAGGCGAAGGCGAAGGCGGGCGACGCGATGTCGGCCGACTTCGCGGCGCTCCCAGAGGACGCGACGCTCATGGAGGTCGTGTACCTCTTCTCCGTGCGGAAGTACCCGAAGATCTACGTCGAGCGGGACCGCAGGGTCGTGGGCGTGATCGACCGCGCCGTGGTCGTGGACAGGATCCTCAACGTCTAG
- a CDS encoding alkaline phosphatase: MSRSVTGATAKAFILLLVLIAAGCAHAPVRPAPSPVAGPRNVVLMIGDGMGTAHVTSAKVAAGRLEMERLPVGGIVSTWSASALVTDSAASGTALATGHKTVNGTVAMSPVGVALRTVLDHAEDRGMATGLVVTCSITHATPAAFVAHVAGREDNLEIAQQIAASDVEVLFGGGWSHFLPAAEGGGRHDGLDLLSAIRERMPVALAPAEFRALGDTERAAAFFAPDHPGRARERDPDLRELTWKALEVLSRDDDGFFLMVEGSQIDWGGHENDHDWIVDEMLDFDAAVGVVMDFAERDGRTLVVVTSDHETGGYALLDGSLERRAITAPHFACDDHTASMVPLLAYGPGSHAFGGMSDNARVGELLIEYVTTGR, translated from the coding sequence ATGTCAAGAAGCGTCACGGGGGCGACAGCGAAGGCGTTCATCCTACTCCTTGTCCTGATCGCCGCAGGCTGCGCGCACGCTCCCGTGCGTCCCGCACCCTCCCCCGTCGCCGGGCCCCGCAACGTGGTCCTCATGATCGGGGACGGCATGGGAACGGCCCACGTCACCTCGGCGAAGGTGGCGGCGGGGCGGCTCGAGATGGAGCGGCTGCCGGTCGGGGGGATCGTGTCCACCTGGTCGGCGAGCGCGCTCGTGACCGACTCCGCCGCGAGCGGCACGGCCCTCGCGACGGGGCACAAGACCGTGAACGGCACTGTGGCGATGTCGCCTGTGGGTGTCGCGCTCAGGACTGTCCTCGATCACGCCGAGGACCGCGGTATGGCCACGGGGCTCGTCGTCACGTGCTCGATCACGCACGCGACGCCGGCCGCGTTCGTGGCGCACGTCGCGGGCCGCGAGGACAACCTCGAGATTGCGCAGCAGATCGCCGCGAGCGACGTAGAGGTGCTCTTCGGCGGCGGCTGGTCGCACTTTCTGCCGGCCGCGGAGGGCGGCGGGCGCCACGACGGGCTCGACCTTCTGAGCGCGATACGCGAGCGGATGCCCGTCGCGCTGGCGCCGGCCGAGTTCAGGGCGCTGGGCGACACGGAGCGCGCGGCCGCCTTCTTCGCGCCGGACCACCCGGGCCGCGCCCGCGAGCGCGACCCCGACCTGCGCGAGCTGACCTGGAAGGCCCTTGAGGTCCTCTCGCGCGACGACGACGGGTTCTTCCTGATGGTCGAGGGCTCTCAGATCGACTGGGGCGGGCACGAGAACGACCACGACTGGATCGTGGACGAGATGCTCGACTTCGACGCCGCCGTGGGCGTGGTGATGGACTTCGCCGAGCGCGACGGGCGGACGCTCGTCGTCGTCACGTCGGACCACGAGACCGGAGGCTACGCGCTTCTTGACGGCTCGCTCGAACGGCGCGCCATCACGGCCCCGCACTTCGCGTGCGACGACCACACGGCGTCCATGGTGCCGCTCCTTGCCTACGGGCCGGGAAGCCACGCGTTCGGCGGGATGAGCGACAACGCGCGCGTCGGAGAGCTGCTCATCGAGTACGTCACCA
- a CDS encoding ArsB/NhaD family transporter, whose protein sequence is MGPAGDAARQLAARMAVPPTAGMWFPIVVFGVVYALIASEKVDKTVAACLGAALVIMLGGISYHDALTYIDLNVVFLLVGMMMIVGVLAETGFFEWMAVLVARKTRGDGAAVLVLFLVLTAVISAFLDNVTTVVLIAPVTILVCQVLELPVIPFLVLEAVFSNIGGTATLIGDPPNIMIASETGLSFNEFIAHLGPAVVVIMAASVIAVLAKYRRQLVVRESLRKRIEKADPAAAITDHRRLRRGLAVFGLVLLGFFLGRSAGIEPGIVALAGGMLTALACGSDIRRVMGKVEWNTILFLVGLFMLVGAMQERGAFVWLGRELVILTRGNLLATTLVILWGSALACSVVNAIPLTMATIPLIRSIVPLFAAQLGIAGDAAAVHVQVTYPLFWALSLGACLGGNGTLVGAAANVVIAQTGRRNGYDITFGRFARISFPLMLLSVVIAAAYLCLRYFLL, encoded by the coding sequence ATGGGGCCGGCAGGAGACGCAGCCCGCCAGCTCGCGGCGAGGATGGCAGTGCCTCCCACGGCGGGGATGTGGTTCCCCATCGTCGTCTTCGGCGTCGTGTACGCGCTCATCGCGTCGGAGAAGGTGGACAAGACCGTCGCGGCATGTCTCGGCGCGGCGCTCGTCATCATGCTGGGCGGCATCTCGTACCACGACGCGCTCACGTACATCGACCTCAACGTCGTCTTCCTGCTCGTCGGCATGATGATGATCGTCGGCGTCCTCGCCGAGACCGGCTTCTTCGAGTGGATGGCGGTGCTCGTGGCGCGGAAGACGAGGGGAGACGGCGCGGCGGTCCTCGTGCTGTTCCTCGTGCTGACCGCCGTCATCTCGGCGTTCCTCGACAACGTCACGACGGTCGTGCTCATCGCGCCCGTCACCATTCTCGTGTGCCAGGTCCTCGAGCTCCCCGTGATCCCGTTCCTTGTCCTCGAGGCCGTGTTCTCGAACATCGGAGGCACGGCGACGCTCATCGGGGACCCGCCGAACATCATGATCGCCTCCGAGACCGGACTCTCGTTCAACGAGTTCATCGCGCACCTCGGGCCCGCGGTCGTCGTCATCATGGCCGCGAGCGTGATCGCCGTGCTCGCGAAGTACCGCAGGCAGCTCGTTGTGCGCGAGTCGCTGCGGAAGCGCATCGAGAAGGCCGACCCCGCCGCGGCCATCACGGACCACAGACGGCTGCGCCGCGGCCTCGCGGTGTTCGGTCTCGTGCTCCTCGGCTTCTTCCTCGGGCGGTCGGCGGGCATTGAGCCGGGCATCGTCGCGCTGGCGGGCGGGATGCTCACGGCGCTGGCGTGCGGAAGCGACATCCGTCGCGTGATGGGGAAGGTGGAGTGGAACACGATCCTCTTCCTCGTCGGGCTCTTCATGCTCGTGGGGGCGATGCAGGAGCGGGGGGCGTTCGTCTGGCTCGGCCGCGAGCTCGTCATCCTCACGCGCGGCAATCTGCTTGCGACGACGCTCGTGATCCTGTGGGGCAGCGCGCTCGCGTGCTCCGTCGTGAACGCGATCCCGCTCACGATGGCAACGATCCCGCTCATCCGGTCGATCGTGCCGCTCTTCGCCGCGCAGCTTGGCATCGCGGGCGACGCCGCGGCGGTCCACGTGCAGGTCACCTACCCGCTCTTCTGGGCGCTGTCCCTCGGCGCGTGCCTCGGCGGGAACGGGACGCTCGTCGGCGCGGCGGCGAACGTCGTCATCGCGCAGACGGGCAGGCGGAACGGCTACGACATCACCTTCGGGCGCTTCGCGCGCATCAGCTTCCCGCTCATGCTCCTCAGCGTCGTCATCGCTGCCGCGTACCTCTGCCTGAGGTACTTCCTCCTCTAA
- a CDS encoding SpoIIE family protein phosphatase translates to MAFALVGTVNGTRVSLELRDGDQVVGRAPESDIRLEHRSVSRRHALVSVAGGRVTVTDLGSRNGTRVDGARIAAPTPARAGSRIAFADVSLTLRAPGPPESTEYCLSASAVVTSAVPVSALAGPTGERGAGRDLFRVLADAGQFLVSERPLEGIYEDVLGLVERAIACDRIVLLSLEGEARTPTVRASRLPSGRGRGDELVLSTTMVRQVLEDGVSLLTSDAQADPRFGGHDSVVRQGIRAAMAAPLFDNHEIIGLLYADTTDPSSRYGEDELRAFTVLANLIAVKITQARLTEAEEERKRFERELGTAREILGHILPETVEGVDHYEISVSYTPCAEVGGDLYDVRHLEDGRSVIMAGDVAGKGLGAAILVSSIVPVAEVLLGGERDLVSAVSALNRQVCASTDAVRYATLFVAALDRASGRLDYVNAGHNAPILVTAAGAMREIAATGMPIGMLEDAPYAAASLVLEPGSSLVVFSDGVTEAVGRDGEFYGEERLRRALGRAVAAGGEGEAPSASDLVSLVMDDLGAFTAGAPQSDDILLLVVKRTPNPV, encoded by the coding sequence ATGGCCTTCGCACTCGTGGGAACCGTCAACGGGACGCGCGTGAGCCTGGAGCTCCGCGATGGAGACCAGGTCGTCGGCCGCGCTCCCGAGTCGGACATCCGCCTCGAACACCGATCCGTGTCGCGTCGGCACGCGCTCGTATCGGTTGCCGGCGGGCGCGTGACGGTGACGGACCTCGGGAGCCGGAACGGCACGCGCGTGGACGGCGCTCGCATCGCCGCGCCGACGCCGGCGCGGGCGGGCAGCCGGATCGCCTTCGCGGACGTGTCATTGACGCTCCGCGCGCCCGGGCCTCCCGAGAGCACGGAGTACTGCCTGAGCGCGTCGGCCGTCGTGACGTCGGCCGTCCCGGTCTCGGCTCTCGCGGGGCCCACGGGCGAGCGTGGCGCGGGCCGCGACCTCTTCCGCGTCCTCGCCGACGCCGGTCAGTTCCTCGTGAGCGAGCGCCCGCTTGAGGGGATCTACGAGGACGTCCTCGGGCTCGTCGAGCGCGCGATCGCGTGTGACCGCATCGTCCTTCTCTCCCTGGAGGGCGAGGCGAGGACGCCGACGGTGCGCGCGTCGCGACTTCCGTCCGGGCGCGGCCGGGGCGACGAACTCGTGCTCAGCACCACGATGGTGCGTCAGGTGCTCGAGGACGGCGTCTCGCTTCTCACGAGCGACGCGCAGGCGGACCCGCGCTTCGGCGGGCACGACAGCGTCGTGCGGCAGGGCATCCGCGCGGCGATGGCCGCGCCGCTCTTCGACAACCACGAGATCATCGGCCTCCTGTACGCGGACACGACCGACCCCTCGTCGCGATACGGGGAGGACGAGCTCCGCGCCTTCACCGTGCTCGCGAACCTCATCGCCGTGAAGATCACGCAGGCGAGGCTGACCGAAGCGGAGGAGGAGAGGAAACGGTTCGAGCGCGAGCTCGGGACGGCGCGCGAGATCCTGGGGCACATCCTGCCCGAGACCGTCGAGGGCGTCGACCACTACGAGATCAGCGTCTCCTACACGCCGTGCGCCGAGGTGGGCGGCGACCTTTACGACGTGAGGCACCTGGAGGACGGGCGCTCGGTGATCATGGCGGGCGACGTGGCAGGGAAGGGACTCGGGGCCGCCATTCTGGTCTCGAGCATCGTCCCGGTGGCCGAGGTGCTGCTTGGGGGCGAGCGCGACCTCGTGAGCGCCGTGTCCGCGCTCAACCGGCAGGTCTGCGCGTCCACGGACGCCGTGCGCTACGCGACGCTGTTCGTCGCCGCGCTCGACCGCGCGAGCGGCCGGCTGGACTACGTGAACGCGGGGCACAACGCGCCGATCCTCGTGACCGCCGCGGGCGCGATGCGCGAGATCGCGGCGACCGGCATGCCGATCGGGATGCTCGAAGACGCTCCGTATGCCGCCGCGTCCCTCGTGCTCGAGCCGGGATCGTCGCTCGTCGTGTTCAGCGACGGCGTCACCGAGGCCGTGGGCAGGGACGGGGAGTTCTACGGAGAAGAGCGGCTGCGCCGGGCGCTGGGTCGGGCGGTGGCGGCGGGCGGCGAAGGAGAGGCGCCTTCCGCCTCGGACCTCGTGTCGCTGGTCATGGATGACCTGGGAGCGTTCACCGCGGGAGCGCCACAATCCGATGACATCCTCCTGCTTGTGGTGAAGCGAACCCCGAATCCCGTGTGA